Proteins encoded in a region of the Gulosibacter sediminis genome:
- a CDS encoding ABC transporter substrate-binding protein gives MTSSAVPRSAKARLTRSAIAVVPIIALLTGCTVANSQSDSGVGALEGDTVRVVLQQEPPTLEACEANLTSTGVVVRSNITEPLVERDPATGDLDPLLATEWSQTGDTEWTFTMREGVTFQDGEKFDAAAAAHSIDRAVNSDLGCNVEGYVFGDADLGLDVVNDTTLKITTEEPDPILPLKLSFIEIVSPATSDTEKVREPAGTGPYEIANWSSGNNIRLTQFADYWGDKPEFPNVEYVWRGEATVRAAMITNGEADIATGLSQDDGIGDYGVPYPNNETVAVRFQGNVAPLDDIRIRQAINYAIDKQGIVDALYPNGDQVAAQIIPEGVVGHNPDLEPWPFDPEMASQLVEEARADGVPVDTEIQLVVRTAQFPKIQEVAEILQGEFAEIGLNVNLQMLETAQHLEYQTAPFVTNQGPIMLLIQHGNQAGDAQFSVDQYFLSDGPQSEFGTDEFDAMMDAARPLSGDEREAAYEEIMNYEVESIVQMAFISHQTGMLGVSDRINYTPNSASGDELRISTVTSA, from the coding sequence ATGACAAGTTCTGCAGTTCCCAGGAGCGCCAAGGCGCGCCTCACGCGCAGCGCCATCGCTGTGGTGCCGATCATCGCGCTGCTCACCGGCTGCACCGTCGCCAACTCGCAGTCCGACTCCGGCGTCGGCGCCCTCGAGGGCGACACGGTGCGGGTCGTGCTGCAGCAGGAGCCCCCGACGCTCGAGGCGTGCGAGGCGAACCTCACCTCGACCGGTGTCGTCGTCCGTTCGAACATCACCGAGCCCCTTGTCGAGCGCGACCCGGCGACGGGTGACCTCGACCCGTTGCTCGCCACCGAGTGGTCGCAGACCGGCGACACCGAATGGACGTTCACGATGCGCGAGGGCGTCACGTTCCAGGACGGCGAGAAGTTCGACGCGGCCGCCGCCGCGCACTCGATCGACCGCGCCGTCAATTCCGACCTCGGCTGCAACGTCGAGGGCTACGTCTTCGGCGACGCCGACCTCGGTCTCGACGTCGTCAACGACACGACGCTGAAGATCACGACCGAAGAGCCCGACCCAATTCTGCCGCTGAAGCTCTCATTCATCGAGATCGTCTCGCCCGCCACCTCCGACACCGAGAAGGTGCGTGAGCCCGCCGGCACCGGCCCCTACGAGATCGCCAACTGGAGCTCGGGCAACAACATCCGCCTCACCCAGTTTGCCGATTACTGGGGCGACAAGCCCGAGTTCCCGAACGTCGAGTATGTGTGGCGTGGCGAGGCGACCGTGCGCGCGGCCATGATCACGAACGGCGAGGCCGACATTGCGACCGGCCTGAGTCAGGACGACGGCATCGGCGACTACGGCGTCCCGTACCCGAACAACGAGACTGTCGCCGTGCGCTTCCAGGGCAACGTCGCGCCGCTCGACGACATCCGCATCCGCCAGGCGATCAACTACGCGATCGACAAACAAGGGATCGTCGACGCGCTCTACCCGAACGGCGACCAGGTCGCGGCGCAGATCATCCCCGAGGGCGTGGTTGGCCACAACCCCGACCTCGAGCCCTGGCCTTTCGACCCGGAGATGGCCAGCCAGCTGGTCGAGGAGGCCCGCGCCGACGGCGTGCCAGTCGACACCGAGATCCAGCTCGTCGTGCGCACCGCGCAGTTCCCGAAGATTCAGGAAGTGGCCGAGATCCTGCAGGGTGAATTCGCCGAGATCGGCCTCAACGTGAACCTGCAGATGCTCGAGACCGCGCAGCATCTCGAGTACCAGACCGCACCGTTCGTCACGAACCAGGGCCCCATCATGCTGCTGATTCAGCACGGTAACCAGGCCGGTGACGCCCAGTTCTCGGTCGACCAGTACTTCCTCTCCGACGGCCCGCAGAGCGAGTTCGGCACCGACGAGTTCGACGCGATGATGGATGCGGCCCGACCGCTTTCCGGCGACGAGCGCGAGGCGGCGTACGAGGAGATCATGAACTACGAGGTCGAATCGATCGTGCAGATGGCCTTCATCTCCCACCAGACCGGCATGCTCGGCGTCTCCGACCGCATCAACTACACCCCGAACTCGGCATCCGGCGACGAGTTGCGGATCTCCACGGTGACCTCGGCCTAG
- a CDS encoding 2-hydroxyacid dehydrogenase, whose amino-acid sequence MVTPLRIVVSDPIIAPFRAQLEATAEPHEWVYATSGDAAELNRVAADADVLVLSKLAEPADLRESSIRLAHVTGAGTDRVDVALLPADVAICNTGHHGRSIAEHVIMQLLMLRRRALTTDAQLRSGEWRTVASDPATPYHRLAFGDTLGVVGTGEIGQEVAALAAGLGMRTIGVRRNASAGVPAGSSFERVYGFDELEAFLGECDIVVVCAPLNDETRGMISRPQLAAMKPTAHLLNVARGGVLDEDAVAEAVADGTIAGVGLDVWWGGNDGLRAPKSVARFASLPNTVVSPHHSGHAEQVFIARARDIAHNIDRLAAGLPLERQVR is encoded by the coding sequence GTGGTAACTCCGCTGCGCATCGTCGTCAGCGACCCGATCATCGCGCCGTTTCGCGCGCAGCTTGAGGCGACGGCCGAGCCGCACGAGTGGGTCTACGCGACTTCGGGCGACGCCGCCGAGCTGAACCGGGTGGCGGCCGATGCCGACGTGCTCGTGCTCTCGAAGCTCGCCGAGCCGGCTGACTTGCGCGAGTCGAGCATCCGTCTCGCGCACGTGACCGGCGCCGGCACCGATCGCGTCGACGTCGCGCTGCTGCCCGCCGACGTTGCGATCTGCAATACCGGGCATCACGGCCGCTCGATTGCCGAGCACGTGATCATGCAGCTGCTCATGCTGCGTCGGCGCGCGCTGACGACGGATGCGCAGCTGCGGTCGGGCGAGTGGCGCACCGTCGCGAGCGACCCGGCCACGCCGTACCATCGGCTTGCGTTCGGCGACACGCTCGGCGTCGTTGGCACCGGCGAGATCGGCCAGGAGGTCGCGGCGCTCGCGGCAGGGCTCGGGATGCGCACGATCGGCGTTCGCCGCAACGCTTCGGCCGGCGTGCCCGCGGGCTCGTCATTCGAGCGCGTCTACGGCTTTGATGAGCTCGAGGCGTTCCTTGGTGAGTGCGACATCGTCGTGGTGTGCGCGCCGCTGAACGACGAGACGCGCGGCATGATCTCGAGGCCGCAGCTCGCCGCGATGAAGCCGACCGCGCACCTGCTCAACGTCGCCCGCGGCGGCGTGCTCGACGAGGATGCGGTGGCCGAGGCCGTCGCCGACGGCACGATCGCGGGCGTCGGCCTCGACGTGTGGTGGGGCGGCAACGACGGACTCCGCGCCCCCAAGTCGGTCGCCCGCTTCGCGAGCCTCCCGAACACCGTGGTCAGCCCCCACCACTCCGGCCACGCCGAGCAGGTATTCATCGCCCGCGCCCGCGACATCGCCCACAACATCGACCGCCTCGCCGCCGGATTGCCCCTCGAGCGCCAGGTTCGGTAG
- a CDS encoding 2-hydroxyacid dehydrogenase: protein MNATSVLQVGPLMPALETQLNDEFAARVVTPGAPIEGAEEIRIAVTSGRNGVKAELLEQLPNLELVANFGVGYDGNDTAALKARGVALTNTPDVLNACVADTALGLLLNAFRRFPDSERFTRAGEWAAGANYPLTRRFSGSTIGILGMGRIGADVAQRVEAFGCKVLYHNRREVPGTTAEYVGSLEELARRSDALVITVVGGPSTKHLVDAGVLAALGPDGILVNVARGTVVDEAALIAALQDGTVGGAGLDVFEEEPQVPAELLNLPNVVALPHVGSGTVETRNDMKNLVLENVRAQLAGEPLVTPVEL from the coding sequence ATGAACGCAACTTCCGTACTCCAGGTCGGCCCACTGATGCCCGCCCTCGAGACGCAACTCAACGATGAGTTTGCCGCCCGCGTCGTGACCCCTGGAGCGCCCATCGAGGGCGCCGAGGAGATCCGCATCGCGGTGACCAGCGGCCGCAACGGCGTGAAGGCCGAACTCCTCGAGCAGTTGCCGAATCTCGAACTCGTCGCGAATTTCGGCGTCGGCTACGACGGCAACGACACCGCCGCGCTCAAGGCTCGCGGTGTCGCGCTGACGAACACCCCCGATGTACTCAATGCCTGCGTCGCCGACACCGCGCTCGGTCTGCTGCTCAACGCCTTCCGTCGCTTCCCCGACTCCGAACGCTTCACCCGCGCCGGCGAGTGGGCCGCCGGGGCCAACTACCCGCTGACGCGACGCTTCTCGGGCAGCACCATCGGCATCCTCGGCATGGGTCGCATCGGCGCCGACGTCGCCCAGCGCGTCGAGGCTTTCGGCTGCAAGGTGCTCTATCACAACCGCCGTGAGGTGCCCGGCACGACCGCCGAGTACGTCGGTTCGCTCGAAGAACTTGCCCGCCGCAGCGACGCGCTCGTCATCACCGTGGTCGGCGGCCCCTCGACGAAGCACCTCGTCGATGCCGGCGTGCTCGCGGCACTCGGCCCCGACGGCATCCTCGTCAACGTCGCCCGCGGCACCGTGGTCGACGAAGCCGCGCTCATCGCCGCGCTGCAGGACGGCACGGTCGGCGGCGCCGGCCTCGACGTGTTCGAGGAGGAGCCGCAGGTGCCCGCCGAGCTGCTCAACCTGCCGAACGTCGTCGCCCTGCCCCACGTCGGCAGCGGCACGGTCGAGACCCGCAACGACATGAAGAACCTCGTGCTCGAGAACGTGCGCGCGCAGCTCGCTGGCGAGCCGCTCGTGACGCCCGTCGAGCTCTAG
- a CDS encoding MFS transporter has translation MNAPGTPTPTPDTTEKLNLRVLLGSLSGSVIEWFDFLVYGTVAALVFNKLYFPSDDEFVSTILAFASFSLTFFFRPLGGIIFSHIGDRIGRKKTLFITLTLMGGGTVAIGLLPDFAAIGIAAPILLICFRILQGLGIGGEWGGALLLAYEYAPKHRRGLYGAVPQMGISLGMLLASIVIALLTQLPDGQFLTWGWRVPFVASIVLVFIGLWIRNGLDETPEFRRIRETGARLKLPIKDVVTKHWGAVLVSIGAKAAETGPFYIFGTYVVAYATNVLGARENMVLLAVGAAAFVATVWMPIFGAISDRVSRALLYRWSASATIVLIVPYYLVLNTGETWALFVTTIFAFGLLWGSVNAILGTLIAENFAPELRYTGATLGYQLGAAIFGGTAPIIAAWLLEISGGEWWPIAVYVAICASISVIASFFIKRVAHVETAITPAAVPEA, from the coding sequence ATGAACGCACCGGGAACACCTACCCCAACACCCGACACCACAGAGAAGCTCAACCTGCGCGTGCTCCTCGGCAGCCTCAGCGGCAGCGTCATCGAGTGGTTCGACTTCCTCGTCTACGGCACCGTCGCGGCCCTCGTCTTCAACAAGCTCTACTTCCCGAGCGACGACGAATTCGTGTCGACGATCCTCGCCTTCGCGTCGTTCTCGCTCACGTTCTTCTTCCGCCCGCTCGGCGGCATCATCTTCTCGCACATCGGTGACCGCATCGGCCGCAAGAAGACGCTCTTCATCACGCTCACGCTCATGGGCGGCGGCACGGTCGCGATCGGCCTGCTCCCCGACTTCGCGGCGATCGGCATCGCCGCGCCGATCCTGCTCATCTGCTTCCGCATCCTCCAGGGCCTCGGCATCGGCGGCGAGTGGGGCGGCGCGCTGCTGCTCGCCTACGAGTACGCCCCGAAGCACCGCCGCGGACTCTACGGCGCCGTGCCGCAGATGGGAATCAGCCTCGGTATGCTGCTCGCCTCGATCGTCATCGCCCTGCTCACGCAACTGCCCGACGGCCAGTTCCTCACGTGGGGCTGGCGCGTGCCCTTCGTCGCGAGCATCGTGCTCGTGTTCATCGGCCTCTGGATCCGCAACGGCCTCGACGAGACCCCGGAGTTCCGCCGCATCCGCGAGACCGGCGCCCGCCTCAAGCTGCCGATCAAGGACGTCGTGACGAAGCACTGGGGCGCCGTGCTCGTCTCGATCGGCGCGAAGGCCGCCGAGACCGGCCCGTTCTACATCTTCGGCACCTACGTTGTCGCCTACGCGACGAACGTGCTCGGCGCCCGCGAGAACATGGTGCTCCTCGCGGTCGGCGCCGCCGCGTTCGTCGCGACCGTCTGGATGCCGATCTTCGGTGCCATCTCCGACCGCGTCTCGCGCGCCCTGCTCTACCGCTGGTCGGCGAGCGCGACGATCGTACTGATCGTTCCCTATTACCTTGTGCTCAACACCGGCGAAACCTGGGCGCTGTTCGTCACGACCATCTTCGCCTTTGGCCTGCTGTGGGGCAGCGTGAACGCGATTCTCGGCACGCTCATCGCCGAGAACTTCGCGCCCGAGCTGCGCTACACCGGCGCGACCCTCGGCTACCAGCTTGGTGCCGCGATCTTCGGCGGCACCGCCCCGATCATCGCTGCTTGGCTGCTCGAGATCAGCGGAGGCGAGTGGTGGCCCATCGCGGTCTACGTCGCGATCTGCGCCAGTATCTCGGTGATCGCGTCGTTCTTCATCAAGCGCGTTGCGCACGTCGAAACCGCTATCACTCCGGCAGCCGTGCCCGAGGCGTAG
- a CDS encoding FadR/GntR family transcriptional regulator, which yields MKAHEVVMAWVTDELASGRLHVGDHLPSERTLAETLGISRSSVRETMRVLESLGTIRTSTGSGPRSGTIITAAPEQALTLALNLQLATRQVDHHHIFETRLLLETWAAEHSDPAFGDWESAERLLDFMDDELLPVEDFLPLDAEFHVVLSRAADNPLISTLMDALRLSIADHTLALAHAIPEWATTSRRLRREHRDIFTALREGDREVAAERIQAHIRGYYFETSAAGEAAGNLGAPATGAE from the coding sequence ATGAAGGCACACGAAGTGGTTATGGCGTGGGTCACCGACGAACTCGCGAGCGGCCGTCTGCACGTCGGCGACCACCTGCCGAGTGAGCGCACGCTCGCCGAGACGCTCGGCATTTCGCGCAGCTCGGTGCGCGAGACGATGCGCGTGCTCGAGTCGCTCGGCACGATCCGCACCTCGACCGGCTCGGGCCCCCGCTCAGGCACGATCATCACGGCGGCGCCCGAACAGGCGCTCACGCTCGCGCTCAACCTGCAGCTCGCGACACGGCAGGTCGATCACCACCACATCTTTGAGACGCGGCTGCTGCTCGAGACATGGGCGGCCGAACACTCCGACCCCGCCTTCGGCGATTGGGAGAGTGCCGAGCGACTGCTCGACTTCATGGACGACGAGTTGCTCCCCGTCGAGGATTTCCTTCCGCTCGACGCCGAGTTCCACGTCGTGCTCTCGCGCGCCGCGGACAACCCGCTCATCAGCACGCTCATGGATGCACTGCGGCTGTCGATCGCCGATCACACGCTCGCGCTCGCCCACGCGATTCCCGAGTGGGCGACGACCTCGCGCAGGCTGCGGCGCGAGCACCGGGACATCTTCACGGCGCTCCGCGAGGGCGACCGCGAGGTCGCGGCAGAGCGTATCCAGGCCCACATTCGCGGGTACTACTTCGAAACGTCGGCGGCCGGCGAAGCCGCAGGCAACCTCGGCGCTCCCGCCACCGGCGCCGAGTAG
- a CDS encoding LysR family transcriptional regulator, whose translation MFSLIQMECFVAVAEELHFGEAAARLQMTQPPLSRQIQQLERELDTQLFVRTSRRVVLTEAGRVLLPHARQLLDLADRAAADTKAVGLGAEGSLSIAYTAMAGRSILPAIVKLVNKHLPGVRLNLTERITADQLDEIERGTVDIGLLHPQLNRPTITERTLLTEDMLVAVHTSSPHAASAEPIRLDALAREPLLMYQPKTARYFHDLAMLALQRAGIEPRISQYAGQIPVLLSLANAGLGFAIVPASARHFLPEDVRLRPIDFEGMQVKPVQSTLSLAWNAGTTNPVVFRFLDVLEEDVAQEHSLIRATQLI comes from the coding sequence ATGTTCTCGCTAATTCAGATGGAATGCTTCGTCGCCGTCGCCGAAGAGTTGCACTTCGGTGAGGCGGCCGCGCGGCTGCAGATGACGCAGCCGCCGCTGAGCCGACAGATTCAACAGCTCGAGCGCGAGCTTGACACCCAGTTGTTCGTGCGCACGAGCCGTCGCGTCGTGCTCACCGAGGCCGGTCGGGTGCTGCTGCCGCACGCCCGGCAACTCCTCGACCTCGCCGATCGTGCCGCCGCCGACACGAAGGCGGTGGGGCTCGGTGCCGAGGGCAGTCTGTCGATCGCCTATACCGCGATGGCCGGACGGAGTATCCTTCCCGCCATCGTCAAGCTCGTGAACAAGCACCTGCCTGGGGTACGCCTCAACCTCACCGAGCGCATCACCGCTGACCAGCTCGACGAGATCGAGCGCGGCACGGTTGACATCGGCCTGCTGCACCCGCAGCTCAACCGACCGACGATCACCGAGCGCACGCTGCTCACCGAGGACATGCTCGTGGCGGTGCACACCTCGTCGCCGCACGCCGCCTCCGCCGAGCCGATTCGTCTCGACGCCCTTGCCCGCGAGCCACTGCTCATGTACCAGCCGAAGACGGCGCGGTACTTCCACGACCTCGCGATGCTCGCGCTGCAACGGGCTGGCATCGAGCCGCGCATCTCGCAGTACGCGGGGCAGATTCCGGTGCTGCTCTCGCTCGCGAACGCGGGGCTCGGCTTCGCGATCGTGCCCGCCTCGGCACGGCATTTCCTGCCCGAGGATGTGCGGCTGCGACCGATCGACTTCGAGGGCATGCAGGTGAAGCCGGTGCAATCCACGCTCTCGCTCGCCTGGAACGCGGGCACGACGAACCCCGTCGTGTTCCGTTTTCTCGACGTGCTCGAGGAGGACGTCGCGCAGGAGCACTCGCTCATTCGCGCGACACAGCTCATCTAG
- the kdgD gene encoding 5-dehydro-4-deoxyglucarate dehydratase: MTTKYTPQELAKHLATGLLSFPATAFTADYDFDEAAYRKHIEWQSSYDVAGLFAAGGTGEGFSLSVDEFPQVVRAAVESSRDEVPVLASAGGSTKQAIANAQAATEAGAEGLLVLPPYLTEVDQEGLFNHLDAIASSTDIALIVYNRANAIYTPEILQRLADKHPHFIGFKDAIGNIEHLARVRAALGDRLFYLGGLPTAETYALPLLKMGMSTYSSAMFNFVPEFALKFYDAVRAENEPEVSRMVRDFVIPYLDIRDRKHGYGVSIVKGGLNVVGRSVGPVRPPLQDLSEQDLADLDALVKTVQVSA, translated from the coding sequence ATGACCACGAAGTACACGCCGCAGGAGCTCGCGAAGCACCTCGCCACCGGTCTGCTGTCGTTCCCGGCCACGGCCTTCACTGCCGACTACGACTTCGATGAGGCTGCGTACCGCAAGCACATCGAATGGCAGTCGAGCTACGACGTTGCCGGCCTCTTTGCCGCAGGCGGCACCGGCGAAGGGTTCTCGCTCAGCGTTGACGAGTTCCCCCAGGTCGTGCGCGCCGCGGTCGAGTCGAGCCGCGACGAAGTTCCCGTGCTCGCGTCGGCCGGTGGCTCGACGAAGCAGGCCATCGCCAACGCCCAGGCCGCGACCGAGGCCGGCGCCGAGGGCCTCCTCGTGCTGCCCCCGTACCTCACCGAGGTTGACCAGGAGGGCCTGTTCAACCACCTCGACGCGATCGCCTCGTCGACCGACATTGCGCTCATCGTCTACAACCGCGCGAACGCGATCTACACCCCCGAGATCCTCCAGCGCCTCGCCGACAAGCACCCGCACTTCATCGGCTTCAAGGACGCGATCGGCAACATCGAGCACCTCGCTCGCGTGCGCGCCGCGCTCGGCGACCGCCTGTTCTACCTCGGTGGCCTGCCCACCGCCGAGACCTACGCGCTGCCGCTGCTGAAGATGGGCATGAGCACCTACTCGTCGGCGATGTTCAACTTCGTGCCCGAGTTTGCGCTCAAGTTCTACGACGCAGTGCGCGCCGAAAACGAGCCCGAGGTCAGCCGCATGGTGCGCGACTTCGTCATCCCCTACCTCGACATCCGCGACCGCAAGCACGGCTACGGTGTGTCGATCGTCAAGGGCGGCCTCAACGTCGTCGGCCGCAGCGTGGGCCCCGTGCGCCCGCCGCTGCAGGACCTCAGCGAGCAGGACCTCGCCGACCTCGACGCACTCGTGAAGACGGTGCAGGTTTCGGCGTAG
- a CDS encoding alpha-hydroxy acid oxidase gives MVQRQLPNPSDIFEYLQFKKPDFNLKRRRLEAALTVADLRKIAKRRTPAAAFDYTDGAADEELSMRRARQAFRDIEFNPDILRPAEHVDTTTNILGGTSALPFGIAPTGFTRLMQTEGETAGAGAAAAAGIPFSLSTLGTTSIEEVQRVNPNGRNWFQLYVMRDREISYGLVERAARAGFDTLMFTVDAPIGGNRMRDTRNGFSIPPQLSVKTIVDAIPRPWWWWDFLTTPKLEFASLSSTGGTVGELLSSAMDPTISDDDLSIIRDMWPGKLIVKGVQTLPDAVRLIDKGVDGIVLSNHGGRQLDRAPVPFRLLPEVVREVGSDANIMLDTGIMHGADIVASMALGAKFTLVGRAYLYGLMAGGREGVDRMIEILGSQIRRAMALLGVSTIEELEPRHVTQLQRLVPVQGSAAAPAGSRVTGA, from the coding sequence ATGGTGCAACGTCAACTACCGAACCCCTCGGACATCTTCGAGTACCTGCAGTTCAAGAAGCCCGATTTCAACCTCAAGCGCCGCCGCCTCGAGGCGGCCCTCACCGTCGCCGACCTTCGGAAGATTGCGAAGCGCCGCACCCCCGCGGCCGCCTTCGACTACACCGACGGTGCCGCCGACGAAGAACTCTCGATGCGCCGCGCCCGCCAGGCCTTCCGCGACATCGAGTTCAACCCCGACATCCTTCGCCCGGCCGAGCACGTCGATACGACCACCAACATCCTCGGCGGCACGAGTGCCCTCCCCTTCGGCATCGCCCCGACCGGCTTCACGCGGCTCATGCAGACCGAGGGCGAGACCGCTGGCGCCGGCGCTGCCGCGGCGGCGGGCATCCCGTTCTCGCTTTCGACCCTCGGCACGACCTCGATCGAAGAAGTGCAGCGGGTCAACCCGAACGGGCGCAACTGGTTCCAGCTCTACGTCATGCGCGACCGCGAGATCTCGTACGGCCTCGTCGAGCGTGCCGCGAGGGCCGGCTTCGACACGCTCATGTTCACCGTCGACGCGCCGATCGGCGGCAACCGCATGCGCGACACCCGCAACGGCTTCTCGATTCCGCCGCAGCTCTCGGTGAAGACGATCGTCGACGCGATTCCGCGCCCGTGGTGGTGGTGGGACTTCCTCACGACACCGAAGCTCGAGTTCGCCTCGCTCTCGTCGACCGGCGGCACCGTCGGCGAGCTCCTCAGCTCGGCGATGGACCCAACCATCTCCGACGACGACCTCTCGATCATCCGCGACATGTGGCCGGGCAAGCTCATCGTGAAGGGCGTGCAGACCTTGCCCGACGCGGTGCGGCTCATCGACAAGGGGGTCGACGGCATCGTGCTCTCGAACCACGGCGGCCGTCAGCTCGACCGCGCACCCGTGCCGTTCCGTCTGCTGCCCGAGGTCGTGCGCGAAGTCGGGAGCGACGCGAACATCATGCTCGACACCGGCATCATGCACGGCGCCGACATCGTCGCCTCGATGGCGCTCGGCGCGAAGTTCACACTCGTCGGCCGCGCGTACCTCTACGGCCTCATGGCCGGCGGCCGCGAGGGCGTCGACCGCATGATCGAGATCCTTGGCTCGCAGATTCGTCGCGCGATGGCGCTGCTCGGCGTCTCGACGATCGAGGAGCTCGAGCCGCGGCACGTCACACAGCTGCAGCGCCTCGTGCCGGTGCAGGGATCGGCGGCCGCGCCCGCCGGGTCTCGGGTGACCGGGGCGTAG
- a CDS encoding glucarate dehydratase family protein — MEQIRRFRRDDQQAAGATPGSISEIVITPVAFHDAPLLNSVGVHEPFALRAIIEVTAADGTVGLGETYGDAQHIQRLALAAEVLVGLDVTETNELRRRVIEALENDTIEGGHGMSGMVTGTTAADRVLSPFEVAALDIRARQLGVSVSELLGGRVRERVELSGYLFYKWGGHLTEQNEPGEDDAWGPALDPAGIVEQARTLIDRYGFTALKLKGGVFPPEEEVAAILALREAFPDVLLRIDPNGAWTVESSVKVAEALEGVIEYLEDPTVGLDGLAAVKQRTSIPLATNMYVVSFDHIRPAIEQNSVDIVLSDHHFWGGFKRSQLLAGICETVDWGLSMHSNSHLGISFAAMIHLAAATPNLSFAVDTHWPWKRADEDVIVGDVFNIAGGSVNVPEGPGLGVELDRDRLAALHQQYLDAGQTQRDDTTYMHRIRPDFSPEVPKW, encoded by the coding sequence GTGGAACAGATCCGCCGTTTTCGACGCGACGACCAGCAAGCAGCCGGGGCAACCCCGGGCAGCATCTCCGAGATCGTGATCACGCCAGTGGCGTTCCACGACGCGCCGCTGCTCAACTCGGTCGGCGTGCACGAGCCCTTCGCGCTGCGCGCCATCATCGAGGTGACCGCGGCTGACGGCACCGTCGGCCTCGGCGAGACCTACGGCGATGCCCAGCACATCCAGCGCCTCGCGCTCGCGGCAGAGGTGCTCGTCGGCCTCGACGTCACCGAGACGAACGAGCTGCGCCGCCGCGTCATCGAGGCGCTCGAGAACGACACCATCGAGGGCGGCCACGGCATGTCGGGCATGGTCACCGGCACCACGGCCGCCGACCGCGTGCTCTCGCCGTTCGAGGTCGCCGCGCTCGACATCCGCGCCCGCCAGCTCGGCGTGTCGGTGTCGGAGCTGCTCGGCGGCCGTGTGCGCGAGCGCGTCGAGCTCAGCGGCTACCTGTTCTACAAGTGGGGCGGCCACCTCACCGAGCAGAATGAGCCGGGCGAAGACGACGCGTGGGGCCCCGCGCTCGATCCTGCAGGCATCGTCGAGCAGGCCCGCACCCTGATCGACCGCTACGGCTTCACCGCGCTCAAGCTCAAGGGCGGCGTCTTCCCGCCCGAGGAGGAGGTCGCGGCGATTCTCGCGCTGCGCGAGGCGTTCCCCGACGTGCTGCTGCGCATCGACCCGAACGGCGCCTGGACCGTCGAGAGCTCGGTCAAGGTGGCCGAGGCGCTCGAGGGCGTCATCGAATACCTCGAGGACCCGACCGTCGGCCTCGACGGCCTCGCCGCTGTGAAGCAGCGCACGAGCATCCCGCTCGCGACGAACATGTACGTCGTCTCGTTCGACCACATCCGCCCCGCCATCGAGCAGAACTCGGTCGACATCGTGCTCAGCGACCACCACTTCTGGGGCGGCTTCAAGCGCTCGCAGCTGCTCGCCGGCATCTGCGAGACCGTCGACTGGGGCCTGTCGATGCACTCGAACTCGCACCTCGGCATCAGCTTCGCCGCGATGATTCACCTCGCCGCCGCGACCCCGAACCTCAGCTTCGCCGTCGACACCCACTGGCCGTGGAAGCGGGCCGACGAAGACGTCATCGTCGGCGACGTGTTCAACATCGCGGGCGGCTCGGTTAACGTGCCCGAGGGTCCCGGCCTCGGCGTCGAGCTCGACCGCGACCGCCTCGCGGCGCTGCACCAGCAGTACCTCGACGCGGGCCAGACGCAGCGCGACGACACGACGTACATGCACCGCATCCGCCCCGACTTTTCGCCCGAGGTGCCGAAGTGGTAA